The following are encoded in a window of Ascaphus truei isolate aAscTru1 unplaced genomic scaffold, aAscTru1.hap1 HAP1_SCAFFOLD_1740, whole genome shotgun sequence genomic DNA:
- the LOC142476817 gene encoding uncharacterized protein LOC142476817 — protein sequence MGSPRHRILVEVSPPKDLCRPGNESDLIKVSGTAARSNTYSCARNLQAWPFQDTGRHEEVVLSAEDVTVKGIAGADKDCAESALVASPMRTMECFVRHVVDRGKRLNLPVSRETKPDDPARVNTQDPVLFFLRGGGGGLTVKTDIEFQKTHRSHGGIPSPNQLGALHSETQLASGIHASMSDIGEQMHFSLYNPLLHGCYPSEVVGVLRGGELGPGLFFPSDSPLRVCRAIAGAAAATDGPAGRTRGWGLVQGAVRCSLRWPVAGYANGPLLGPRSRCRGPGGSENRAPPLRDTSRMRRDQQEQRRSLRSRARARKRLRLPLGVRACAGQARTRPQCCSSLLGTTTPRRHRETGTRCLIGANRAGGFPHRRKDTFRGHSVTSVRLRRRKGKEGCRERVAPAPGKVSPSPRQAPNPC from the coding sequence atgggctcacctcgtcatcgcatcctggtggaggtgtctcccccaaaagatctctgcagaccagggaacgaatccgacctcatcaaggtatccggtacaGCGGCCCGGAGCAACACTTACTCCTGCGCGAGGaatctccaagcttggccttTTCAAGACACGGGCCGGCACGAAGAGGTTGTGCTGTCCGCAGAagatgtcaccgttaaagggattgctggagcggatAAAGACTGTGCTGAGTCCGCTCTGGTGGCCTCTCCCATGCGCACGATGGAGTGCttcgttcgccatgtggtggaccgaggcaagagactgaacctccctgtctcccgtgagacgaaacCGGacgatccggcaagggtcaatacccaggaccctgtactattttttttacgagggggaggcggtggtttGACGGTAAAGACTGATAtcgagttccaaaagactcacaggagtcacggtgggataccctcacccaatcagttaggggcactccactctgagactcagctggcctcgggtatccatgcaaGTATGTCAGATATTGGTGaacaaatgcatttttcattatataatcctctgttgcatggttgctacccaagcgaggtcgttggggttctacgagggggagaattaggcccCGGTCTATTTTTCCCCTCTGACAGCCCCCTCCGCGtgtgccgagcgatcgcgggtgccgccgctgccactgacggacccgccgggagaacgcgagggtgggggctagtGCAGGGAGCTGTGCGCTGTTCCCTGAGGTGGCCGGTTGCCGGGTACGCAAAcggcccgttgttagggccgcgatcgcgttgccgaggtcccggcggctcggagaacagggcgccgccattgcgcgatacttcgcgcatgcgcagggaccagcaggagcagagaaggtcTCTGAGAAGTCGCGCGAGAGCAAGGAAAAGGTTGCGGctgccattaggcgttcgcgcatgcgcagggcaggcgcgcacgcggccccaatgctgtagcagcctcctgggaactacaactcccaggaggcatagggagacaggcaccaggtgcctgataggagccaatagggctggaggattcccacacaggagaaaggatacatttcgcgggcataGTGTCAcgtcagtcaggctgaggaggaggaagggaaaggaagggtgcagggagcgagtggctcctgcaccaggtaaggtttccccaagtcccaggcaggccccaaatccctgttag